One stretch of Marinobacterium iners DNA includes these proteins:
- a CDS encoding IS1380 family transposase, which translates to MRTFKLEQSKTEIITPHGGLALVGHSVNRMTSLAKTSRSIVKRHGIANIDLIRTYLGLICLGKSDFEAVEHARHDPFFKAAMGIKQSPSSARLRQRFDEDARALIPLLDEASVEFLCNASVPIGTLTTGHVPLDMDVFPMDNSNSKKEGVAYTYKGHDGYAPIAAYLGTEGWCLGCELRPGNQHANKEFIHTLDRVLPRVRELTDAPLLVRLDSAHDAAENRGYFRAHGADYLIKWNPRSQDGLAWVDKAHAAGALWCHTRPGKMETLVSEPLDGTDDRLIVKVTVRQSDSSGQLFLEPEVSLEGWTTSLTSDAADNAKVIALYQDHATSEQFHSEFKTDLDLERLPSGKFDTNDLVIAFAVLGYNILRWMGQNALLGPDAPVRHPAKRRRLKTVIQELMYMACRLVSSGRRLHLRFGRHCPGFGAFSRVYGLA; encoded by the coding sequence ATGCGTACCTTCAAGCTTGAACAGTCAAAAACCGAGATTATCACACCCCACGGTGGTCTGGCGCTGGTTGGGCACAGCGTGAACAGGATGACCTCTCTGGCTAAGACCTCGCGCTCCATCGTCAAGCGCCATGGCATCGCCAACATCGACCTCATCCGTACCTACCTGGGGTTGATTTGCCTTGGCAAGAGCGACTTCGAAGCGGTCGAGCACGCACGCCATGATCCCTTCTTCAAAGCGGCCATGGGCATCAAGCAATCACCTTCATCGGCCCGGCTGCGTCAGCGCTTTGATGAAGATGCCCGCGCACTGATCCCGTTATTGGATGAGGCCAGCGTCGAGTTTCTGTGTAACGCTTCGGTGCCTATCGGCACACTCACCACCGGGCACGTGCCACTGGATATGGACGTGTTTCCCATGGACAACAGCAACAGTAAAAAAGAGGGCGTGGCCTATACCTACAAGGGGCATGACGGTTATGCCCCCATCGCGGCCTACCTGGGCACGGAGGGCTGGTGTCTGGGCTGTGAGCTGCGACCGGGTAACCAACATGCCAATAAAGAGTTTATTCACACCCTCGACCGGGTGCTGCCTCGAGTCCGAGAGCTGACCGATGCACCGCTACTGGTACGTCTTGACAGCGCCCATGATGCCGCCGAGAACCGGGGGTACTTCCGTGCGCACGGGGCAGACTACCTGATTAAGTGGAACCCCCGCTCACAAGATGGACTGGCCTGGGTCGACAAGGCTCATGCGGCCGGCGCACTTTGGTGCCATACCCGACCGGGCAAAATGGAAACGCTGGTAAGCGAACCGCTGGATGGCACGGACGACCGCCTGATCGTCAAGGTGACGGTGCGCCAGAGTGACAGTTCAGGACAGCTGTTTTTGGAGCCGGAGGTCAGCCTGGAGGGCTGGACGACTTCACTCACATCGGACGCAGCAGATAACGCCAAGGTCATTGCGCTCTACCAGGATCACGCCACCAGCGAACAGTTCCACAGTGAGTTCAAGACTGATCTGGATCTCGAACGTTTGCCGTCAGGGAAGTTCGATACCAACGACCTGGTCATAGCCTTTGCCGTACTGGGCTACAACATACTGCGTTGGATGGGACAGAACGCGCTATTGGGGCCGGATGCACCGGTGCGTCATCCGGCCAAGCGTCGGCGGCTGAAAACCGTGATTCAGGAACTGATGTATATGGCCTGTCGCTTAGTCAGCAGCGGTCGTCGTCTCCACCTGCGCTTCGGACGACATTGTCCCGGTTTCGGGGCATTCAGTCGCGTCTACGGGCTGGCCTGA
- a CDS encoding Fic family protein, with protein MQWLEQFKTLELTDGQKMALLFVREQGAIDNAAFRDINVIDPLAASQQLAKLRQLGLLAQGGKGSATYYLPGPVFPTCHTTPTCEPDNLEAQPDNLFAGLPDQLAQILPQLGQRPPSEQVRKLVLCLCGHQAYTAEQLAALLGGRNKKYLMSHYLMPMLNEGWIERRYPSVKNHPHQAYFISDKGRRLLAEVDS; from the coding sequence TTGCAATGGCTGGAACAGTTCAAGACACTTGAACTGACGGATGGGCAAAAAATGGCACTGTTGTTCGTACGTGAGCAAGGCGCCATTGATAACGCCGCTTTCCGGGATATCAACGTGATCGACCCACTTGCAGCCAGCCAGCAACTGGCCAAACTCCGACAGCTTGGCTTGCTGGCTCAAGGTGGGAAAGGTTCGGCCACTTATTACCTTCCAGGACCGGTATTTCCGACATGTCATACAACACCAACCTGCGAACCTGACAACCTCGAGGCTCAACCTGACAACCTCTTTGCCGGCTTACCTGATCAATTGGCTCAAATATTGCCGCAGCTCGGTCAGCGCCCTCCCAGCGAACAGGTTCGTAAGTTAGTACTCTGCTTGTGCGGCCATCAAGCCTATACAGCTGAACAATTGGCAGCACTGCTGGGAGGCCGGAATAAAAAGTATTTGATGAGTCACTATCTTATGCCAATGCTGAACGAGGGATGGATCGAACGACGCTATCCAAGCGTTAAAAATCATCCACATCAGGCCTACTTCATAAGCGATAAGGGCCGACGACTGCTGGCAGAGGTAGACTCATGA
- a CDS encoding restriction endonuclease subunit S, whose protein sequence is MKDSGVEWLGQVPEHWKVSRIKNYAKIESGHTPDKKKAEYWTDCDIPWVSLNDSKTLKVVDYIDDTAYKVNELGIANSSARLLPAQAVVFTRDASIGLSAITTRPMAVSQHLIAWLCKSQKLLPEYLLLVFYGMEKEFERYTSGATIKTIGMDDVRSLSASFPPLAEQRAIVHWAFQKIKQLQQGVSKAEEAVGLLQERRTALISAAVTGKIDVRNWQPNTSTQSGEPDLPMAAEQAGRYHV, encoded by the coding sequence ATGAAAGACTCCGGCGTAGAGTGGCTGGGGCAGGTGCCGGAGCATTGGAAAGTATCCAGAATCAAGAACTACGCGAAGATCGAAAGTGGACATACTCCAGACAAGAAAAAGGCTGAGTACTGGACTGATTGTGACATTCCCTGGGTTTCACTGAATGACTCTAAGACGCTGAAAGTGGTGGACTACATCGATGACACTGCTTACAAGGTTAATGAGCTTGGTATAGCTAACTCATCGGCCCGTCTATTGCCTGCTCAAGCAGTTGTCTTTACCCGTGATGCCTCCATCGGGTTAAGCGCCATAACAACAAGGCCGATGGCCGTTTCTCAGCATCTCATTGCGTGGTTGTGCAAAAGCCAGAAGCTATTACCCGAGTATCTCCTGCTAGTGTTCTACGGCATGGAGAAAGAGTTTGAACGCTACACATCCGGTGCGACTATAAAGACCATTGGAATGGATGATGTTCGATCTCTGTCAGCGAGTTTCCCCCCTCTGGCTGAGCAAAGGGCAATCGTTCATTGGGCATTTCAGAAAATAAAGCAGCTGCAACAAGGAGTATCCAAAGCTGAAGAGGCGGTTGGCCTACTCCAGGAACGCCGCACCGCCCTAATATCCGCCGCCGTCACCGGAAAAATCGATGTACGCAACTGGCAGCCAAATACCAGCACCCAATCCGGTGAACCCGATCTGCCTATGGCCGCCGAGCAAGCCGGGCGCTACCATGTTTAA
- a CDS encoding type I restriction endonuclease subunit R: MADSRELAFQNDIIAALQAQGWQVGQSSQYDRKRALYPDDLIAYVQETQPDAWAKFCKIYGREPEHHLLNAAERSLSRKGTLWLLRNQIEDRGVRLKVATFKPDNSLNPELEQRYAANRLRVVPELIYSPHGYDGRIDLTLFVNGLPVATLELKSCFKQSLENAKKQYRYDRKPKTNGKDEPLLKFKRGAIVHFAVNQFEVAMTTKLAGKDTFFLPFNRGTAAGGAGNDQPADGYATEYLWNEVFQPDNWLKLLHRFVHLESKEVFDELGHLHTKETMIFPRYHQWAVVQTLLNTVRMEGTGQKYLIQHSAGSGKSNSIAWLAHQASSLCNAEGNKVFNSVIVITDRTVLDSQLQETISQFEHKSGVVSRINREEGDGSKSAQLADALSRGTPIIIVTIQTFPHVLKAIQESTGLQDRTFAVIADEAHSSQTGSTARQLREVLMAEQLKDEDELSAEDVMNATLAARGGSDKISYFAFTATPKAKTLELFGRPEDPSMPISDNNPPHPFHVYSMRQAIEEGFILDVLRNYTSYALAYKLAMQQEADQEVDSKKAKTRLSRWVRLHPHNIGQKVQVIIEHFRENVMHLLAGEAKAMVVTGSRMEAVRYKLAFDKYVREQGYERIQAMVAFSGEVNDLESGPEPFTERNMNPDLKGRDMRKAFDTDDYQVMLVANKFQTGFDQPKLCAMYVDKKLTGVDCIQTLSRLNRTYPGKDTTYVLDFTNDPQEVLAEFQKYFETAQLDQTSDPNLVYDLQHKLLENSILQWHEVEAFADAYFDPKRGAEALTGYIKPAVDRFIQRYRHANEVLRDARIQLKRLIESGSDSERANAERSVKAAEETRDSLDLFKKDVNSYIRFYEFISQITPFEDPALEQLNVYSRHLLPLLRQEVIEEDEIDLTAVALSHYNLKQKRTQDLKLKDGEGQYTGTTAVGTGKPKEGEYDLLSHIVEKMNELFGTETTDGDKLDFVQGLASKLTENESVMDQIRHNTDAAVMNGDFPKAMDDAVIARMDTQQGIAMKYLSEPQITKELQGLMLAWLRQQVLGEQSRRM; the protein is encoded by the coding sequence ATGGCTGACAGCCGCGAACTGGCATTTCAGAACGACATCATCGCCGCCCTGCAGGCACAGGGCTGGCAGGTGGGACAGTCGAGCCAGTATGACCGCAAACGCGCCCTCTACCCGGACGACCTGATCGCCTATGTGCAGGAAACCCAGCCCGATGCCTGGGCCAAGTTCTGCAAAATCTATGGCCGCGAGCCGGAGCATCACTTGCTCAACGCTGCCGAGCGCAGTCTGAGCCGTAAGGGCACTCTCTGGCTGCTGCGTAACCAGATCGAAGATCGCGGCGTGCGCCTCAAGGTCGCCACCTTCAAGCCCGACAACAGCCTCAACCCAGAGCTGGAACAGCGCTACGCCGCCAACCGCCTGCGCGTGGTGCCGGAGCTGATCTACAGCCCCCACGGCTATGATGGTCGCATCGATCTCACGCTGTTCGTCAATGGCCTGCCGGTAGCGACGCTGGAGCTGAAGTCCTGCTTCAAGCAGAGCCTTGAAAACGCCAAGAAGCAGTACCGCTATGACCGCAAGCCGAAAACCAACGGCAAGGACGAACCGCTGCTGAAGTTCAAGCGCGGTGCCATTGTCCACTTTGCCGTTAACCAGTTTGAAGTGGCGATGACCACCAAGCTGGCAGGCAAGGATACCTTCTTCCTGCCCTTCAACCGGGGCACGGCGGCCGGTGGCGCCGGTAACGATCAGCCAGCCGATGGCTACGCCACCGAGTATCTGTGGAACGAGGTGTTCCAGCCCGACAACTGGCTCAAGTTGCTGCATCGCTTTGTGCACCTGGAGTCGAAAGAGGTGTTCGACGAGCTGGGCCATCTCCATACCAAAGAGACCATGATCTTCCCGCGTTACCACCAGTGGGCGGTAGTGCAGACCCTGCTCAATACCGTGCGCATGGAAGGCACCGGCCAAAAGTACCTGATCCAGCATTCGGCTGGCTCCGGCAAGTCCAACTCCATCGCCTGGCTGGCGCATCAAGCCTCCAGCCTGTGCAATGCCGAGGGCAACAAGGTGTTCAACTCGGTGATCGTGATTACCGACCGCACCGTACTGGACAGCCAGTTGCAGGAAACCATCTCCCAGTTTGAACACAAGTCCGGCGTGGTCAGCCGCATCAACCGCGAAGAAGGCGACGGCAGCAAATCGGCCCAGTTGGCCGATGCCCTGAGCCGGGGCACGCCGATCATCATCGTCACCATCCAGACCTTCCCCCACGTGCTCAAGGCGATACAGGAAAGCACCGGCCTGCAGGACCGTACCTTTGCCGTCATTGCCGACGAAGCCCACTCCAGCCAGACCGGCAGCACCGCGCGCCAGCTGCGTGAAGTACTGATGGCGGAGCAGCTGAAAGACGAGGATGAACTGTCTGCCGAGGATGTAATGAACGCCACTCTGGCGGCCCGTGGTGGTTCCGACAAGATCAGCTATTTCGCCTTTACCGCTACGCCCAAGGCCAAGACGCTGGAGCTGTTCGGGCGCCCCGAAGACCCGAGCATGCCGATCAGCGACAACAACCCGCCCCACCCCTTCCATGTGTACTCCATGCGCCAGGCGATTGAGGAGGGCTTTATCCTCGATGTGCTGCGCAACTACACCAGCTATGCGCTGGCCTACAAGCTGGCGATGCAGCAGGAAGCCGATCAGGAGGTGGACAGCAAGAAGGCCAAAACCCGCCTGTCACGCTGGGTGCGCCTGCACCCGCACAACATCGGCCAGAAGGTGCAGGTGATCATTGAGCACTTCCGCGAGAATGTGATGCACCTGCTGGCGGGCGAAGCCAAGGCGATGGTGGTCACCGGCAGCCGCATGGAAGCGGTGCGCTACAAGCTGGCGTTCGATAAATACGTCAGAGAGCAGGGCTATGAGCGCATTCAGGCGATGGTGGCCTTCTCCGGCGAGGTCAACGATCTGGAAAGCGGCCCTGAGCCCTTTACCGAGCGCAACATGAACCCCGACCTCAAGGGGCGTGATATGCGCAAGGCGTTCGATACTGACGACTATCAAGTGATGCTGGTGGCGAACAAGTTCCAGACCGGTTTCGACCAGCCCAAACTCTGCGCCATGTACGTGGACAAGAAACTGACCGGCGTGGACTGTATCCAGACCCTGTCACGGCTCAACCGCACCTATCCGGGCAAGGACACCACCTATGTGCTGGACTTCACCAACGACCCGCAGGAGGTGCTGGCCGAGTTCCAGAAGTATTTTGAAACCGCCCAGCTTGACCAGACCTCGGACCCGAACCTGGTCTACGACCTACAGCACAAGCTGCTGGAGAACAGCATCCTCCAGTGGCATGAGGTGGAAGCCTTTGCCGATGCCTACTTCGACCCCAAACGCGGCGCCGAGGCGCTGACCGGCTACATCAAACCGGCCGTGGATCGCTTCATCCAGCGTTATCGCCATGCCAACGAAGTGCTGCGCGATGCCCGCATCCAGCTCAAGCGCTTGATCGAATCCGGCAGCGACAGCGAACGTGCCAATGCCGAACGCTCAGTAAAAGCCGCAGAAGAAACCCGCGACAGCCTGGATCTGTTCAAGAAAGACGTGAACAGCTATATCCGCTTTTACGAGTTCATCAGCCAGATCACCCCGTTTGAAGACCCGGCACTGGAACAGCTCAACGTCTACAGCCGCCACCTGCTGCCGTTGCTGCGTCAGGAAGTGATCGAAGAGGACGAAATCGACCTCACCGCCGTAGCACTGAGTCATTACAACCTGAAACAGAAGCGCACTCAGGATCTGAAACTGAAGGACGGTGAAGGCCAATACACCGGCACCACCGCCGTGGGCACCGGCAAGCCGAAGGAAGGCGAATACGATCTGCTGTCACACATCGTCGAGAAGATGAACGAACTGTTCGGCACCGAAACCACCGATGGCGATAAACTCGATTTCGTGCAAGGGCTGGCCAGCAAGCTGACCGAGAACGAAAGCGTGATGGACCAGATTCGCCATAACACCGACGCTGCGGTCATGAATGGCGACTTCCCCAAAGCGATGGATGACGCCGTGATCGCCCGCATGGACACCCAGCAGGGCATTGCGATGAAATATCTGTCCGAACCGCAGATCACCAAAGAGCTGCAGGGGCTGATGCTGGCGTGGTTAAGGCAGCAGGTGCTGGGTGAGCAGAGTAGAAGAATGTAG
- a CDS encoding TIGR00266 family protein, producing MRCHEVDYELIGSEMQLVEVELDPGEAVIAEAGAMTYMEEDIAFETKMGDGSNPDEGLMGKLFSAGKRVFTGESIFTTHFSNRGSHKRRVAFAAPYPGNIVPLNMAQLGEKVICQKDAFLCAALGTRISITFNRRIGAGFFGGEGFILQKLEGDGMAFIQAGGTVVEKKLNGETLRVDTGCLVGFTEGIDYDIQRAGNLKSMVFGGEGLFLATLKGTGTVWLQSLPFSRMADRILAHAPSNGGNDQGEGSVLGGIGRMIGGR from the coding sequence ATGCGTTGCCATGAAGTGGATTACGAGCTGATCGGCTCGGAGATGCAGCTGGTTGAAGTGGAATTGGACCCGGGCGAAGCCGTCATCGCCGAAGCTGGTGCCATGACCTATATGGAAGAGGACATCGCTTTTGAAACCAAAATGGGTGATGGTTCCAATCCCGACGAGGGTCTGATGGGCAAGCTGTTTTCCGCCGGCAAGCGCGTGTTCACCGGCGAATCGATCTTCACCACTCACTTCAGCAACCGAGGCAGCCACAAACGCCGGGTAGCCTTTGCCGCGCCCTATCCAGGCAACATCGTGCCTCTTAACATGGCACAGCTGGGCGAAAAGGTGATCTGCCAGAAGGATGCCTTCCTCTGTGCCGCGCTGGGCACCCGCATCAGCATCACTTTCAACCGTCGCATCGGCGCCGGCTTTTTCGGTGGTGAAGGTTTTATCCTGCAGAAGCTGGAAGGCGATGGCATGGCCTTCATTCAAGCTGGCGGCACCGTGGTGGAAAAGAAACTGAACGGCGAAACCCTGCGCGTGGATACAGGTTGTCTGGTCGGCTTCACCGAAGGGATCGACTACGACATCCAGCGCGCCGGCAACCTGAAATCAATGGTGTTTGGCGGTGAGGGATTGTTTCTGGCCACGCTCAAAGGCACCGGCACTGTCTGGCTGCAAAGCCTGCCGTTCTCACGCATGGCAGACCGTATTCTGGCCCACGCCCCATCCAACGGCGGCAATGACCAAGGCGAAGGCTCGGTGCTGGGCGGTATCGGGCGGATGATTGGGGGACGTTGA
- a CDS encoding DUF1853 family protein, with the protein MYRANEIEYLPRSLRHLYWLCQAPSLMRHERVFDLTAALPQDYRLRIDRLAHCPDVLQQLNMAAELRLGLYFEQLYACLMTHVLGWELLGHNLQVREQGRTLGELDFLLRNPLSGEVEHHEIAVKFYLAAGADDSHWYGPNSRDRLDLKTERLLGHQVKMAEQPASRAMLAEKGLPQSARSHVLMPGYLFYPAGQSALPLPPNVSENHLRGDWLRASQVSELRLETSVQLNKPDWLGPWHQTCHPDGMLAHAQASRIAAGGPPKLFAQLGQDGNSGVWHETKRFFLVPDEWPYTSMEKA; encoded by the coding sequence ATGTACAGGGCAAATGAAATTGAATACCTGCCGCGAAGCCTGCGTCATTTGTACTGGCTCTGTCAGGCGCCATCACTGATGAGGCATGAGCGGGTATTTGACCTGACAGCAGCGCTGCCACAGGACTACAGGCTGCGGATTGATCGTCTGGCACATTGTCCCGATGTGCTGCAGCAGCTGAATATGGCGGCAGAGCTGCGCCTTGGCCTGTACTTTGAGCAGCTGTATGCCTGCCTGATGACCCATGTACTGGGCTGGGAACTGCTGGGGCACAACCTTCAGGTGCGTGAGCAGGGTCGTACCTTGGGCGAGTTGGACTTTCTGCTGCGAAATCCGCTCAGCGGTGAAGTTGAGCATCACGAAATCGCGGTGAAATTCTATCTGGCGGCCGGTGCTGATGACTCGCACTGGTACGGCCCCAACAGCCGTGACCGGCTGGATCTGAAAACCGAGCGCTTGCTTGGTCATCAGGTAAAGATGGCTGAACAGCCCGCCAGCCGGGCTATGCTGGCTGAGAAAGGGCTGCCGCAGTCGGCTCGATCACATGTGTTGATGCCGGGATATCTGTTTTATCCAGCCGGACAGAGTGCGCTGCCGTTGCCGCCCAATGTGTCGGAGAACCACTTGCGTGGCGACTGGCTGCGAGCATCGCAGGTAAGTGAATTACGGCTGGAAACCAGTGTGCAGCTGAACAAGCCTGACTGGCTGGGGCCCTGGCACCAGACATGTCACCCGGATGGAATGCTGGCGCATGCGCAGGCCTCTCGAATTGCCGCCGGAGGCCCACCAAAGCTGTTTGCACAGTTGGGGCAGGATGGAAATAGCGGTGTATGGCACGAGACAAAGCGTTTTTTTCTGGTGCCGGATGAATGGCCTTATACCAGCATGGAGAAAGCTTAG
- a CDS encoding DUF411 domain-containing protein: MSLYRTGLVALSLVVSTALLSACSDSQATSEAPKPATQATAQQASVDAMNLRVYKSPTCGCCVDWIDHVEDAGFHSVTHHPDNLTQLKLDMGLQGQYHSCHTAVSEQGYLFEGHVPAKLMQDFLEQPPADALGLAVPGMPMGSPGMEVDDRFSPYQVLLVKKDGSYEVYATIEEQADQY, encoded by the coding sequence ATGTCCCTTTATCGTACTGGCCTTGTGGCCCTTTCGTTAGTTGTATCTACCGCTTTGCTGAGTGCCTGCAGCGATTCTCAGGCAACTTCAGAAGCACCGAAGCCGGCAACACAGGCAACGGCCCAGCAAGCCAGCGTTGATGCCATGAATCTGCGTGTCTACAAGAGCCCTACCTGTGGCTGCTGTGTGGATTGGATTGACCATGTCGAAGATGCAGGCTTCCATTCGGTGACCCATCACCCAGATAACCTGACCCAACTGAAGCTGGATATGGGTTTGCAGGGGCAGTATCACTCCTGTCACACCGCTGTATCCGAGCAAGGCTATCTATTTGAAGGCCATGTGCCGGCGAAGCTGATGCAAGACTTTCTGGAGCAGCCGCCCGCCGATGCTTTGGGGCTGGCGGTACCGGGCATGCCGATGGGCAGTCCAGGTATGGAGGTTGATGATCGCTTCAGCCCGTACCAGGTGCTGCTGGTGAAGAAAGATGGCAGCTACGAGGTTTACGCAACCATCGAAGAGCAAGCTGATCAGTACTGA
- a CDS encoding EAL and HDOD domain-containing protein → MADEQQLQVLMARQPIYTKSQDVVAFELLFRDTDGNFVEGLKDEDATLGVLLGTYSSITKGGAVQSLPCFLKVTDSFLLNNDVPELPKQNFVLEILGHSDVTPEFIARVKGLAQQGYRLALADYDPRDPKFEPLLNIVHVLKLDIQLLGLDNIPALLQRLRTYQLELLADKVETQEEFRRCLEMGFALYMGYFLSKPEAVKGKKITGNKVVLLELLTEMQRPSATAQSIEQIALHDPALTYRILRVVNSAAFNLKREISSLSHAISLLGIDQIKRWVMLFLTSTDKTKPDELTRNMLVRGRFCELLAEMLGRNEPINHFIVGLLSQLDVLLDMEMEDLLSQVPLQQDMKDALVGRRGSCGELLQQVEHYERGEFEQLSRELDKPFYEVAYRHSLNWAQQVMLAMQQA, encoded by the coding sequence ATGGCAGATGAACAGCAGCTCCAGGTATTAATGGCGCGACAGCCGATTTATACCAAGAGCCAGGATGTGGTCGCCTTTGAGTTGCTGTTCCGTGATACGGATGGCAATTTCGTTGAAGGTCTGAAGGATGAAGATGCCACGCTCGGTGTGTTGCTTGGTACTTACTCCAGTATCACCAAGGGCGGTGCGGTTCAGTCACTGCCCTGTTTCCTCAAGGTGACGGACAGCTTCCTGCTCAATAATGATGTGCCCGAATTGCCGAAGCAGAATTTTGTGCTGGAAATTCTGGGCCACTCGGACGTAACGCCCGAGTTCATTGCTCGAGTGAAGGGACTGGCGCAGCAGGGCTACCGACTGGCTTTGGCGGATTACGACCCGCGAGACCCCAAGTTCGAGCCACTGTTGAACATCGTTCATGTACTGAAGCTGGATATTCAGCTGCTGGGGCTGGATAACATTCCTGCGTTGTTGCAGCGCCTGCGAACCTATCAGCTTGAGCTGCTGGCCGACAAGGTGGAGACTCAGGAAGAGTTTCGTCGCTGTCTGGAGATGGGCTTTGCCCTCTATATGGGCTATTTCCTCAGCAAGCCCGAGGCGGTCAAAGGCAAGAAAATCACCGGTAACAAGGTGGTTCTGCTGGAGTTGCTCACCGAAATGCAGCGTCCCAGCGCCACGGCACAGTCCATTGAACAGATTGCCCTGCATGATCCGGCGCTGACCTATCGGATTCTGAGGGTGGTCAACTCCGCTGCCTTCAATCTCAAACGTGAAATCAGCTCGCTCTCCCACGCCATCTCCCTGCTTGGTATCGATCAAATCAAACGCTGGGTGATGCTGTTCCTGACCAGTACCGATAAAACCAAGCCGGACGAGCTGACGCGCAACATGCTGGTGCGTGGCCGTTTTTGCGAGCTGCTGGCCGAGATGCTGGGGCGAAATGAGCCGATCAACCATTTCATCGTAGGCCTGCTGTCGCAGCTGGATGTATTGCTGGACATGGAGATGGAAGATCTTCTGTCTCAGGTCCCCCTGCAGCAGGATATGAAAGATGCTCTGGTTGGCCGCAGAGGCTCATGCGGTGAGCTGCTGCAGCAGGTTGAACATTATGAAAGGGGTGAGTTTGAGCAGCTCAGCCGAGAGTTGGACAAGCCCTTCTATGAGGTGGCCTATCGCCACAGCCTGAACTGGGCACAGCAGGTGATGCTGGCCATGCAGCAGGCGTGA
- a CDS encoding sulfite exporter TauE/SafE family protein has translation MIGWLPPELVALDAVWLILTAGFTSLMTATLGIGGGVLLLVAMAQIVPIAALIPVHGLVQLGSNGNRALMTRQHIDWPLCGRFLLGALIGAGLASLVVVQLPLQVIQLAVAGFILWMVWGPKPAMRTLTPLRTLLAGSLTTFVSMFVGASGPLVAAFVHRHSYDKMQTVATFAAAMTGQHLLKGVVFSFIGFSFIDWLPLIGLMILSGMLGTWIGLNLLQKVSSVWFNRLFRIIVTVLALRLLWQALQPLI, from the coding sequence GTGATCGGCTGGTTACCGCCTGAACTGGTGGCGCTGGACGCTGTTTGGCTGATCCTGACCGCTGGCTTTACCTCCCTTATGACCGCGACCCTTGGTATTGGTGGCGGTGTTTTGCTGCTGGTTGCGATGGCACAGATTGTACCGATCGCCGCACTGATCCCCGTGCATGGTCTGGTTCAGCTTGGCTCCAATGGCAACCGTGCCCTGATGACCCGTCAGCATATTGATTGGCCTCTGTGTGGTCGATTTTTGCTTGGTGCTCTGATTGGCGCAGGGCTCGCATCACTGGTTGTGGTACAGCTGCCGTTGCAGGTGATTCAGCTGGCAGTGGCCGGTTTCATTCTGTGGATGGTGTGGGGGCCAAAGCCGGCTATGCGCACATTGACACCCTTGCGCACCCTGCTGGCCGGTTCATTAACCACTTTTGTCTCCATGTTCGTCGGGGCCAGCGGTCCACTGGTGGCTGCGTTCGTGCATCGTCACAGCTATGACAAGATGCAGACCGTTGCCACCTTTGCCGCGGCGATGACTGGTCAGCACCTGCTCAAGGGTGTGGTGTTCTCCTTTATTGGCTTTTCCTTTATCGACTGGTTGCCACTGATCGGCCTGATGATTCTCAGTGGTATGCTGGGCACCTGGATCGGGCTTAACCTGCTGCAGAAAGTCAGCTCGGTCTGGTTCAACCGCCTGTTCCGCATCATCGTCACTGTGTTGGCATTGCGTCTGCTGTGGCAGGCACTGCAACCCCTTATCTAA